Proteins encoded together in one Nitrospirota bacterium window:
- the yajC gene encoding preprotein translocase subunit YajC: MQSIAWAQGAAAGGNASSTYSTILSLLPFALIFVIFYFLVIMPQQKRAKQQKELREALKKGDKVVTASGIWGTVANLGKETVTLQIADSAKIRIQRDQIARVRGGEDDEKEKDS; this comes from the coding sequence ATGCAATCGATCGCATGGGCTCAGGGGGCTGCTGCTGGAGGGAATGCAAGCTCAACGTACAGTACGATCCTGTCCCTCCTTCCGTTCGCACTGATCTTTGTCATCTTCTATTTCCTGGTCATCATGCCGCAGCAGAAGCGCGCGAAACAGCAGAAGGAGTTACGGGAGGCCTTGAAGAAGGGGGACAAGGTCGTCACGGCTTCTGGTATCTGGGGCACTGTGGCAAATCTTGGGAAGGAGACGGTGACGCTGCAGATCGCCGATTCGGCGAAGATTCGGATACAACGGGACCAGATCGCCCGAGTGCGCGGCGGCGAGGACGACGAGAAGGAAAAGGATTCGTAG
- the secD gene encoding protein translocase subunit SecD, producing the protein MKKVGGRLALLVLVVMASLVFFIPSYQPFYQALPGWLKKVTPSKGITLGLDLQGGIHLVLEVDEDRAIEIAVDRVVVSLQDLLTDKKIPVESVARTGPTQITIQFQNAELKAQIQKLINDYPIFSEPEATGPAGRVVWELRESEAKRIKDSAINQALETIRNRIDQFGVAEPIVQRQGLKQIVVQLPGVKEPKRARDLIKETALLEFKMLDEDNQPKLDLPARVPKDSEADILKQFEAKLPIGDEILFERGIEKDTGREYRVPYLVKKRVMLTGDVLNDAQVSIDQFNAPYVSMTFDSKGGQEFERITGDNIKKRMAVVLDNTVYSAPVIQDRISGGRAQITGTFSMQEANDLAIVLRAGALPAPLKIIQDLTVGPSLGKDSIEKGVQATLFAGALVVVFMIVYYRLSGVIADFALMLNLLCLIGALSALNATLTLPGIAGIVLTIGMGVDSNVLIFERIREELRLGKGVRLAVNGGYDKALLTIVDSHVTTLITGVALFLFGTGPIKGFAVTLCLGIGINLFTALIGTKVIFDLLNQRQKVDRLSI; encoded by the coding sequence ATGAAAAAAGTGGGTGGGCGGTTAGCATTGCTGGTGTTGGTCGTGATGGCGTCGTTGGTATTCTTTATCCCCTCGTATCAGCCCTTCTATCAGGCATTGCCCGGCTGGCTGAAGAAAGTGACGCCGAGTAAAGGCATCACTCTAGGTTTGGATCTTCAGGGCGGGATTCACCTTGTCCTGGAAGTGGACGAAGATCGGGCTATTGAGATCGCAGTCGATCGAGTGGTCGTCTCGCTACAAGATTTGCTGACCGATAAGAAGATTCCCGTCGAGTCTGTCGCGCGGACAGGACCTACCCAGATCACGATCCAGTTTCAAAACGCCGAGCTCAAGGCGCAGATCCAGAAGCTGATCAACGACTACCCGATCTTCAGTGAGCCGGAGGCTACCGGGCCCGCCGGCCGAGTGGTGTGGGAATTGCGGGAGAGCGAGGCGAAGCGGATCAAGGACTCCGCAATCAACCAAGCATTGGAAACGATCCGGAACCGCATCGACCAGTTTGGCGTGGCAGAACCGATCGTGCAACGGCAGGGATTGAAACAGATCGTCGTGCAATTGCCCGGTGTCAAAGAGCCCAAACGTGCCAGAGATCTGATCAAGGAGACGGCATTACTTGAATTTAAGATGCTCGACGAGGACAACCAGCCAAAGCTCGATCTGCCGGCCCGCGTTCCGAAAGACAGCGAGGCGGACATTCTGAAGCAATTTGAGGCGAAGCTCCCGATCGGCGACGAGATCCTTTTCGAACGGGGAATTGAGAAAGACACAGGCAGGGAATATCGGGTGCCCTACCTTGTGAAAAAACGGGTCATGTTGACCGGCGATGTCTTGAACGATGCCCAGGTTTCGATCGACCAATTCAACGCTCCCTACGTATCGATGACGTTTGACTCCAAAGGCGGCCAAGAATTCGAACGGATTACGGGCGACAACATCAAGAAACGAATGGCGGTTGTGCTCGACAACACGGTCTACTCGGCGCCGGTGATTCAGGATCGCATTTCAGGGGGGCGCGCACAAATTACCGGAACATTTTCGATGCAGGAGGCGAACGACTTGGCCATCGTACTCCGGGCCGGCGCTCTGCCGGCTCCTCTCAAGATCATTCAAGACCTGACGGTTGGACCGTCGCTGGGGAAGGATTCGATTGAAAAGGGTGTGCAAGCTACGCTGTTTGCCGGCGCCTTGGTGGTCGTGTTCATGATTGTCTATTATCGCCTGTCAGGGGTGATTGCAGACTTTGCGTTGATGCTCAATCTCCTGTGTTTGATCGGCGCCCTGTCTGCCTTGAACGCGACGTTGACCCTGCCTGGGATTGCGGGAATCGTGCTCACGATCGGGATGGGCGTCGATTCGAACGTGCTCATCTTCGAGCGTATTCGGGAAGAGCTGCGCTTGGGGAAAGGGGTCAGGCTGGCGGTGAATGGAGGCTATGACAAAGCGCTGCTGACGATCGTCGACTCTCACGTGACCACCTTGATTACGGGGGTCGCGCTGTTTCTCTTTGGCACCGGGCCCATCAAAGGATTTGCCGTAACGCTGTGTCTCGGGATCGGGATCAATCTGTTTACGGCCCTGATCGGCACCAAGGTCATCTTTGATCTCTTGAATCAACGACAGAAGGTAGACCGGTTAAGCATCTAG
- the secF gene encoding protein translocase subunit SecF: MLEILGKTNIDFMGKRYLAFAFSGIMVLLGILAVVQISRGAANLGIDFSGGTAVQLKFDQAVRIDEARKILEANGLGNAELQEFGQENKLLIRLKTSTTIEEKVADRVVAVFTKEFPSNRFVVDSSTEIGPTIGKKLQEDALIAVLISFAGIILYVAARFELRFGIAAALATFHDVLAVLGAFYVLDKEITLLVVTALLTLAGYSMTDTVVVFDRIRENLRMRRRESEETIINNAVNQVLSRTIVTSLTVVLVLIPLALAGGEVLHDFSLALLWGVIFGTYSSVFVASPLLLLWPGASGRMLKRS; the protein is encoded by the coding sequence ATGTTAGAAATTCTCGGGAAAACGAATATCGATTTCATGGGGAAGCGTTATCTGGCTTTTGCGTTTTCCGGCATCATGGTGCTGTTGGGGATCCTGGCGGTCGTTCAGATTTCCCGTGGGGCAGCGAACCTCGGCATCGATTTCTCTGGCGGGACCGCGGTGCAGTTGAAGTTCGACCAAGCAGTCCGGATCGACGAAGCAAGAAAAATCTTAGAGGCGAACGGTCTGGGCAATGCGGAGTTGCAAGAGTTCGGACAGGAGAACAAACTTTTGATCCGTCTGAAGACGTCGACGACGATCGAAGAGAAAGTCGCGGATCGCGTCGTGGCGGTTTTTACGAAGGAGTTTCCCTCGAATCGTTTTGTGGTCGACTCCAGCACGGAAATCGGGCCGACCATCGGGAAAAAACTTCAGGAGGATGCTCTTATTGCGGTCCTCATTTCCTTCGCCGGGATCATCCTCTATGTGGCGGCCCGATTTGAACTTCGCTTCGGCATTGCTGCAGCCCTGGCGACCTTCCATGATGTGTTGGCGGTGTTGGGGGCCTTTTATGTCCTGGATAAAGAAATTACCCTGCTCGTGGTAACGGCGTTGCTCACTTTAGCCGGCTATTCAATGACGGATACGGTCGTCGTATTCGACCGTATCAGGGAAAATCTCCGGATGCGGCGGCGGGAGAGCGAAGAGACGATCATCAACAATGCGGTCAACCAAGTCTTGAGCCGTACGATCGTCACGAGTTTGACCGTCGTGTTGGTGCTGATTCCTCTGGCCCTTGCCGGCGGAGAGGTGTTGCACGATTTTTCTCTCGCCCTTCTATGGGGAGTCATCTTCGGCACCTATTCATCTGTCTTTGTCGCGAGCCCATTGCTGCTGCTCTGGCCTGGCGCATCCGGGAGAATGTTGAAACGGAGTTAG
- a CDS encoding PAS domain S-box protein: MNLWSRSHSLQRKIITAIVLVGLLPLTLLLAITYVEERRALRDMTGVNFKEAAVEAARRIEMQISRGMNEAQQLATAPFLHTSVTEANRTYEGKDANSIQRMIKDWQQRWRERDKQSEFPLFINRIVTNYLIRWHDIRKTDYVGILVTDQQGALVVSSIPQVEYFYGKTPWWQAVVKGGSLKSYVGEIAFDPGFGTHVIVVAAPILDDTKGTVIGAVTILLRRDTIFHAIGEVTIGATGHAMLFSSDGTPVICPVLPPEAHTVRPETISALVGAQAGWTVAVDDSHGSKDALIGFAPVRFGETLAPGSLGGHQWVTVVRQDPKETYAPLAELVAKVLLYGLLVLAVLWGTGIIVARRIARPIQLLHDGVREIGSGRLDRRLELKTGDEIEGLADAFNQMATNLQRSFGQIEQRVVDVRRLEEKYRDLIEHSPEMIYQLNRNGRFVHVNKTGLEKLKYTLDEMLAMKLWDLVPRGQEPLVLQYLERLVAQGRSSMETVFLTKDGQAIDVEIHATALIDQERGGLVHSRAFVRDVTDRHRLERRVQEYTTELEQAVSERTQQLVASQERYKALFDLVADSVFMVNSSSMIVAVNKREEQALGYAEANVVGRSLFEVVLSGYHDSLRGWLSDTISGQRKVPTQEIVVRHAGGLETPAEMDLIRVGVAEQLSVMVQLRDITDRKRLERQLEAYREELEDKVRERTREIEHTKQYLESLLENANDVIYTLDTEQQFTYVNSKIEAWGYRKEDLLGRPYLALLSKRHRGKRLKSTLDIGAKQVYEVEIVTRTGEPRAVMVSVSPLYGAEGAILGLMGIARDMTETKKLEEQIRNSEKLASIGRLAAGVAHEINNPLGGILNCLYNLRKGTLSPNRQEEYRLSMEEGVRRVQKIVRQLLDFSQQHVPEFAQTDINQVVDQVLGLTTHLFAPKRILLETGFGQGLPTIMVDRHMIEQVLMNLVLNAVQAMTDGGTLTIRTSVAEGVCLIEVRDTGSGIPPAVLPRIFDPFFTTNREGEGTGLGLSVSLGIVERHGGRILVDSEVGKGTTFTLCLPVSRERSLLERVS, translated from the coding sequence ATGAACCTCTGGAGTCGGTCTCATAGTCTCCAGCGAAAGATCATCACAGCGATCGTGCTGGTCGGACTTCTTCCCCTCACCCTGCTGCTTGCCATCACCTACGTCGAGGAGCGGCGCGCGCTTCGTGACATGACCGGGGTCAACTTCAAGGAAGCCGCCGTCGAAGCTGCTCGCCGCATCGAGATGCAGATCAGTCGGGGAATGAACGAGGCTCAACAGCTTGCCACCGCCCCCTTTCTCCATACCTCCGTCACTGAAGCGAATCGCACGTACGAGGGAAAGGACGCGAACAGCATCCAGCGCATGATCAAAGATTGGCAGCAACGGTGGCGTGAACGGGATAAGCAAAGCGAGTTTCCCCTCTTCATCAATCGCATCGTGACGAACTACCTCATCCGGTGGCACGATATCCGCAAAACGGATTATGTCGGGATTTTGGTGACTGATCAGCAGGGGGCGCTGGTCGTCAGTTCCATTCCGCAAGTGGAGTACTTTTACGGGAAGACACCCTGGTGGCAGGCGGTGGTGAAGGGGGGGAGTCTCAAAAGTTATGTGGGCGAGATCGCTTTTGATCCCGGATTCGGGACTCATGTGATCGTGGTGGCTGCGCCCATCCTGGATGATACCAAAGGGACGGTAATCGGGGCAGTGACCATCCTGTTACGTCGAGACACGATTTTCCACGCTATCGGCGAGGTCACCATCGGGGCAACCGGCCATGCGATGTTATTCAGCTCCGATGGTACTCCTGTGATCTGTCCCGTCCTGCCCCCGGAAGCGCATACGGTAAGACCCGAGACGATCAGCGCCCTTGTGGGAGCGCAAGCCGGCTGGACTGTTGCCGTGGACGACTCTCACGGCAGCAAGGATGCCTTGATCGGATTCGCCCCTGTCCGATTCGGGGAGACCTTGGCTCCGGGAAGCCTCGGCGGACACCAGTGGGTCACCGTGGTGCGGCAGGATCCCAAGGAGACCTATGCGCCGCTCGCCGAACTCGTAGCGAAAGTGCTGCTCTATGGATTGCTCGTCCTCGCTGTGCTGTGGGGGACGGGAATAATTGTCGCGCGTCGGATCGCCCGCCCCATTCAGTTGTTACACGACGGGGTGCGCGAAATTGGCAGCGGACGATTGGACCGGCGATTGGAGCTGAAAACCGGCGATGAGATTGAAGGACTTGCCGATGCGTTTAATCAGATGGCGACGAATCTACAACGATCGTTCGGGCAGATTGAACAGCGCGTGGTGGATGTGCGCCGCCTTGAAGAAAAGTACCGCGATTTGATCGAGCATTCTCCAGAGATGATCTATCAATTGAACCGGAATGGCCGATTCGTCCATGTGAACAAGACAGGGCTCGAAAAGCTGAAGTACACCCTCGATGAGATGCTGGCGATGAAGCTCTGGGATCTCGTGCCGCGCGGCCAGGAGCCACTGGTGTTGCAATATCTGGAACGGTTAGTGGCGCAAGGGCGCAGTTCGATGGAGACGGTCTTTCTGACCAAGGACGGCCAGGCAATCGACGTGGAAATTCATGCAACGGCGCTGATCGACCAAGAGCGGGGAGGGTTGGTGCACTCGCGTGCGTTTGTGCGAGACGTCACCGATCGACACCGGCTCGAACGACGGGTCCAAGAGTACACAACAGAGCTTGAGCAGGCTGTTTCGGAGCGGACGCAACAGCTCGTGGCGTCGCAGGAACGATACAAGGCGTTGTTCGACTTGGTGGCGGACTCCGTCTTTATGGTGAATTCGAGCAGTATGATCGTCGCGGTCAATAAAAGGGAGGAGCAGGCGCTGGGCTATGCAGAGGCGAACGTGGTCGGTCGCAGTCTGTTCGAAGTCGTCCTCTCAGGCTATCACGATTCATTGCGCGGATGGCTGAGCGATACGATTTCCGGGCAGAGAAAAGTGCCCACCCAAGAGATCGTCGTGCGCCATGCCGGCGGATTGGAAACTCCGGCCGAAATGGATTTGATCCGAGTCGGAGTGGCTGAGCAACTGTCGGTGATGGTGCAGTTGCGGGACATAACCGATAGGAAACGGCTTGAGCGGCAGCTGGAGGCCTATCGGGAAGAGTTGGAGGATAAGGTTCGAGAGCGCACCAGGGAGATCGAACATACGAAACAATATCTTGAAAGCCTGTTGGAAAATGCCAATGATGTCATTTACACGCTCGATACCGAGCAGCAATTTACCTATGTCAATAGCAAGATCGAAGCATGGGGTTACCGGAAAGAGGATCTGCTAGGGCGTCCGTACCTTGCCCTTCTTTCCAAGCGTCACCGGGGGAAGCGTCTCAAGAGCACGTTGGATATCGGTGCGAAGCAGGTCTATGAAGTCGAAATAGTGACTCGTACAGGGGAGCCGAGGGCCGTGATGGTCAGTGTCTCTCCGTTGTATGGGGCCGAGGGGGCGATCCTGGGCTTGATGGGCATTGCTCGTGACATGACCGAGACCAAGAAACTGGAGGAACAGATCAGGAATTCTGAGAAGCTGGCCTCGATCGGACGGCTCGCCGCCGGGGTGGCTCACGAAATCAACAATCCCCTCGGAGGCATCCTTAACTGCCTCTACAACTTACGGAAGGGGACACTGTCGCCGAACCGGCAAGAAGAATATCGGCTGTCGATGGAAGAAGGCGTGAGGCGTGTGCAGAAGATCGTTCGGCAGCTCCTCGATTTCTCCCAGCAGCATGTGCCGGAGTTTGCGCAGACGGACATCAATCAGGTTGTCGATCAGGTGTTGGGCTTGACGACACATCTCTTTGCCCCGAAGCGAATCCTGTTGGAAACAGGCTTCGGTCAGGGGCTGCCGACTATCATGGTCGATCGGCACATGATTGAGCAGGTGCTGATGAACCTCGTCTTGAATGCGGTGCAAGCCATGACAGACGGAGGCACGCTGACAATCCGAACATCCGTAGCCGAAGGGGTCTGCCTTATCGAGGTGCGTGATACGGGATCGGGCATTCCACCGGCGGTTCTGCCAAGGATCTTCGATCCCTTCTTTACGACCAATCGAGAAGGCGAAGGAACCGGGCTCGGCTTGTCGGTCAGTCTGGGCATTGTCGAACGCCACGGAGGAAGGATTTTGGTAGACAGCGAAGTCGGGAAGGGTACGACCTTTACGCTATGTCTTCCTGTGTCCCGTGAACGTTCGTTGTTGGAGAGGGTGTCATGA
- a CDS encoding sigma-54-dependent Fis family transcriptional regulator, translating to MKGLRILLVDDEPLMRLSMVDALEAIGHDVEAAASGTEGIEAIRQRPFDLVITDLRLPGADGLAVLRAAKEQAPSTEIVVITAHGSVETAVGAMKCGAFDYITKPFQMDELLLIVERVGRVVTLRRENQDLKETLEDKFSFGGILGSNNHMRAVLDKIKLAAGTDSTILILGESGTGKELVANAIHQNSPRNHQPLIKVSCAALPETLLEAELFGHEKGAFTGALRQRRGRFELAHRGTLFLDEIGEISPVIQVKLLRVLQERQFERVGGNDKIDIDVRLVCATQKDLRKEVAQGRFREDLFYRLNVVQIVIPPLRQRQEDIMVIAEHVLKTCSTKMDKQLKGFSPQSRELVLRYSFPGNVRELENMVERAVALGREHEAIQPSDLCGFQSCPFTGGAAQESCGFCSEGLTGQCREERPLTSLATAREQFEKQYIVSVLDRVDGSRTTGAKILGLSRKALWEKCKRYGIPSAREEAENEDE from the coding sequence ATGAAGGGGCTCAGAATTCTCTTGGTCGACGACGAGCCGCTGATGCGGCTCTCGATGGTCGACGCGTTGGAGGCAATCGGCCATGACGTCGAAGCAGCTGCATCCGGGACGGAAGGCATCGAAGCCATCCGCCAACGGCCATTCGATCTCGTGATCACCGATCTACGCTTGCCCGGCGCGGACGGGCTTGCGGTGCTCAGAGCGGCCAAGGAACAGGCGCCCTCTACCGAAATCGTTGTGATTACCGCTCACGGATCGGTGGAAACGGCGGTCGGAGCGATGAAGTGCGGCGCCTTCGACTACATCACGAAGCCGTTCCAGATGGACGAATTGCTGTTGATCGTCGAGCGGGTTGGTCGTGTGGTGACATTGCGGCGGGAGAATCAGGACCTCAAGGAAACGTTGGAGGACAAGTTCAGCTTCGGGGGTATTCTCGGTTCGAACAACCACATGCGAGCGGTGCTGGACAAGATCAAACTGGCGGCGGGGACGGACTCGACAATTTTGATCCTTGGAGAAAGCGGAACCGGCAAGGAATTGGTCGCGAACGCGATTCACCAAAACAGTCCCCGCAACCATCAGCCCCTGATCAAGGTCAGCTGCGCCGCCTTGCCGGAGACGCTGCTCGAGGCAGAGTTATTCGGCCACGAGAAAGGCGCGTTTACCGGCGCGCTCCGTCAGCGGAGAGGTCGATTTGAGTTGGCGCATCGTGGCACGTTGTTCCTGGACGAAATCGGTGAAATCTCACCGGTGATTCAGGTGAAGCTGTTGCGGGTGCTTCAGGAACGGCAGTTTGAGCGTGTCGGGGGGAACGACAAGATTGATATCGATGTCCGGCTGGTCTGTGCGACCCAGAAGGATTTGCGGAAGGAGGTCGCACAAGGACGGTTCCGTGAAGATTTGTTCTATCGGCTCAATGTCGTCCAGATTGTCATTCCACCGTTGCGTCAACGGCAGGAGGACATCATGGTGATTGCCGAGCACGTGCTCAAGACCTGCTCGACCAAGATGGACAAACAACTGAAAGGATTTTCCCCACAGTCGCGGGAGCTGGTCTTACGTTATTCGTTCCCGGGGAACGTGCGGGAGTTGGAGAACATGGTCGAGCGCGCAGTGGCCCTCGGGCGAGAGCATGAAGCTATCCAACCGTCAGATCTGTGCGGGTTTCAGTCCTGTCCGTTTACTGGTGGCGCCGCGCAAGAATCCTGTGGGTTCTGCAGCGAAGGGTTGACAGGGCAGTGTCGCGAAGAGCGTCCACTGACCTCGCTGGCGACGGCGCGGGAACAGTTTGAGAAACAATATATTGTGTCGGTGTTAGACCGAGTAGATGGCAGCCGCACGACAGGCGCGAAGATTCTCGGCCTTTCACGCAAAGCCCTGTGGGAAAAGTGCAAGCGCTACGGGATTCCATCGGCGAGAGAAGAGGCGGAGAACGAAGACGAGTGA
- a CDS encoding type II toxin-antitoxin system HicB family antitoxin: MKDYHINIFYSDADKGYIADIPDLDACSAFGKTPIDALKQAQLAKKVWLEAARAARKPIPKPRYRPAIYQTGS; the protein is encoded by the coding sequence ATGAAGGATTACCACATCAACATCTTCTATAGCGACGCAGACAAGGGCTATATCGCGGATATTCCCGACCTGGACGCCTGTTCTGCCTTTGGGAAAACTCCGATCGACGCCCTGAAGCAAGCGCAACTGGCCAAGAAAGTCTGGCTAGAAGCGGCTCGCGCGGCCCGCAAACCCATTCCCAAACCGCGTTACCGACCTGCCATTTACCAAACCGGATCGTAA
- a CDS encoding WD40 repeat domain-containing protein, giving the protein MADQILSQPAHAPSPLIPSASESGPAPVDFLEYWRTGARELTTYRGHSHGVWSVAFAPDGLTLASGGVDRLVRLWDIETGRLLRSLRGHTADIRSVIFTPDGQTLATASEDRTIRLWNPHTGESKKLLFTRYDHNVVSLSLSPDGLMLARGSHNKDIKIWEVTTGTELMTLLGKDQYDHHWSVCVAFSPDGMHLASGTDIGKIKLWEVLPSGEEKILHNGHWKQDDDDTSETRGYFIDDDGGFQKQMDYWIGAMTFTPDGKLLITGSRDQTIKLFDMPHVAEQRTLKGHTAWVRSLAVTPDSKVLISSGDDNTIRFWDLSNGRCFRTLKAHSAAVRGITLSPDGMKLASASWDRTVKLWGGGAEPAE; this is encoded by the coding sequence ATGGCGGATCAGATTCTTTCTCAACCTGCTCACGCTCCTTCCCCGCTGATACCATCAGCGTCGGAATCTGGCCCCGCACCAGTCGATTTTCTCGAATATTGGAGGACAGGAGCGAGGGAGCTGACCACCTATCGAGGCCATTCACATGGAGTCTGGTCGGTGGCCTTCGCACCGGATGGTTTAACCCTCGCCAGCGGCGGAGTCGACCGGCTCGTCCGCCTGTGGGACATTGAAACCGGGCGCCTCCTGCGCTCACTGAGGGGACACACAGCGGACATCCGATCCGTCATCTTCACACCGGATGGTCAGACCTTGGCCACTGCGAGTGAAGACCGTACCATCCGACTCTGGAACCCGCACACCGGCGAGTCGAAAAAGCTCCTCTTCACACGTTATGATCACAATGTCGTCAGCCTTTCCCTCTCGCCCGACGGCCTGATGCTGGCTCGTGGCAGCCACAACAAGGACATCAAGATCTGGGAAGTCACGACTGGCACTGAGCTCATGACCCTCCTCGGCAAGGACCAGTATGACCACCATTGGTCTGTCTGCGTCGCCTTTTCGCCGGACGGCATGCACCTCGCCAGCGGAACGGATATCGGGAAGATCAAGCTCTGGGAAGTGTTGCCCAGCGGAGAGGAAAAGATTCTGCATAACGGCCACTGGAAACAGGACGACGATGATACCAGTGAAACACGCGGGTATTTTATCGACGACGACGGTGGATTTCAAAAACAGATGGATTACTGGATCGGTGCGATGACTTTTACCCCCGATGGCAAACTCTTGATCACCGGAAGCCGGGACCAGACGATCAAATTATTCGACATGCCCCACGTGGCCGAACAACGGACCTTGAAAGGCCACACAGCCTGGGTACGCTCACTAGCCGTCACCCCGGACAGCAAAGTCCTCATCAGTTCCGGAGACGATAACACCATTCGCTTCTGGGACCTCTCGAACGGCCGCTGCTTCAGAACGCTCAAAGCCCATTCCGCAGCCGTTCGCGGCATCACTCTGTCGCCGGACGGAATGAAACTGGCCAGTGCCTCATGGGACCGCACGGTGAAACTGTGGGGAGGCGGGGCGGAGCCAGCTGAATAA
- a CDS encoding 4Fe-4S dicluster domain-containing protein, producing the protein MATDSSYGRRDFLKDSVVSVAKAVQEFAKPQAVVPEQPASPPVRTDWLRPPGATDEALFLERCTKCGDCAKVCPYGSITFHPVNGTPVIFADQMPCFLCEDTPCIAACATEALLPVEGREQIRMGLAVVSHRVCTAGQGCHACASKCPTGALAMDFDSQRLMVATERCVGCGLCEQVCRTVNDRVAIRVTPLRSLAQSLW; encoded by the coding sequence GTGGCTACCGATTCGTCATACGGTCGTCGCGACTTCCTCAAAGATTCCGTTGTGTCCGTGGCCAAAGCCGTACAGGAATTTGCCAAGCCGCAAGCGGTTGTGCCGGAACAACCGGCTTCACCGCCGGTGCGGACGGATTGGTTGCGTCCCCCTGGTGCGACTGACGAAGCGCTGTTTTTAGAACGATGCACCAAGTGCGGTGACTGTGCCAAGGTTTGCCCGTATGGATCAATTACCTTCCACCCCGTGAACGGGACACCGGTGATTTTTGCGGATCAGATGCCTTGTTTTCTCTGCGAGGATACGCCCTGTATTGCGGCCTGCGCCACCGAAGCGCTGCTCCCTGTCGAAGGACGAGAGCAGATACGAATGGGTCTTGCGGTTGTTTCGCACCGAGTCTGCACAGCAGGGCAGGGGTGTCATGCCTGCGCGTCGAAGTGTCCCACTGGCGCATTAGCGATGGATTTTGACAGCCAGCGGCTCATGGTGGCGACTGAACGTTGCGTTGGATGTGGGCTGTGTGAGCAGGTGTGCCGGACCGTGAACGATCGCGTAGCCATTCGAGTGACACCCCTGAGATCGTTGGCGCAGTCGCTCTGGTGA
- a CDS encoding molecular chaperone TorD family protein translates to MASKQPVSAGSPVAVGAIPTSPAIKDSPAVERALSRSKIYLLVSWSLLYPEDDEFLDYVQCGEFVDDGRAALEALDQALDGIGGERAKLKLVLLRNQLDQIEKVVASECVNWKLSDLQAEHRRVFSNVITLDCPPYETLFGNDHVFAQSQVMGDIAGFYRAFGVELSKDIHERLDHLSVEFEFMHFLAYKESYSRCHDGADKTQIVLDAQKNFVKNHIGRWVPLFCRMLVRKASSGFYKHVADLMAEWMDFETAFLGVVPQPYSESDYRPATFNAPEGQTYECGAQDQGNELSLLLNEVGADSFLDKKAQEKDKGQEGPVGTA, encoded by the coding sequence ATGGCGAGTAAACAGCCAGTGTCAGCAGGTTCCCCGGTCGCGGTGGGGGCAATTCCGACTTCGCCGGCTATTAAGGATTCACCGGCTGTCGAACGCGCCCTCAGCCGCAGCAAGATCTACCTCCTCGTGTCGTGGAGCCTGCTCTATCCTGAAGACGATGAGTTTCTTGACTACGTGCAATGTGGAGAGTTCGTCGACGATGGGCGAGCGGCGCTCGAAGCTTTAGATCAGGCGCTCGACGGCATCGGGGGTGAACGGGCCAAGCTCAAACTGGTATTGCTGCGTAACCAGCTCGATCAGATCGAGAAGGTCGTGGCTTCAGAATGTGTCAATTGGAAACTCAGCGATCTGCAGGCAGAACACCGCCGAGTGTTCAGTAACGTCATTACCCTCGATTGTCCTCCCTACGAAACGCTTTTCGGAAATGATCACGTATTTGCTCAATCGCAGGTTATGGGCGATATCGCCGGATTCTATCGTGCGTTTGGGGTGGAACTGTCCAAGGATATTCACGAACGGCTGGATCATTTAAGTGTCGAATTCGAGTTCATGCATTTCCTGGCATACAAAGAGTCATATTCGCGCTGTCACGATGGAGCAGACAAGACCCAAATCGTCCTGGACGCGCAGAAAAATTTTGTGAAAAATCATATCGGCCGGTGGGTCCCGCTATTTTGCCGGATGTTGGTCAGGAAAGCGTCGTCCGGTTTCTACAAACATGTGGCAGATCTGATGGCAGAGTGGATGGATTTTGAAACCGCATTCCTAGGCGTCGTTCCGCAACCCTATTCGGAGTCCGATTATCGGCCGGCGACCTTTAATGCGCCGGAAGGCCAGACCTATGAGTGCGGCGCACAGGACCAGGGCAATGAACTGAGCCTGTTGCTGAACGAAGTTGGCGCAGACTCATTTTTGGATAAGAAGGCCCAAGAGAAAGACAAGGGGCAGGAAGGGCCGGTGGGGACTGCATAA